In a single window of the Acipenser ruthenus chromosome 8, fAciRut3.2 maternal haplotype, whole genome shotgun sequence genome:
- the LOC117405650 gene encoding olfactory receptor 6N1-like, translating into MLLPAASPEDLSERYFQETAMEKKNSSYVTVFTLSGLNESSTNKYIYFSFTLLGYLFIICVNLTLIVIIALEKTLHEPMYFFLCNLSANALYGTAGFFPKLLFDFLSDPHVISYSGCLLQIFIIYSFSACELSNLTVMAYDRYVAICRPLEYHAIMTPLTTGKLILFSWIFPLCCVSIGTLLTFRLPLCGSHIERLYCDNWSVVKLSCVDTTVNTVYVLVCIFFAHFLFILFSYMKILGACRASSIAMSKCLQTCLPHLLTVINYIIALLFDVMYSRYGSNDIPQVLHNLLSVEFLIVPPIFNPLIYGLNLQKIRNKVTRMCS; encoded by the exons ATGCTTCTACCAGCAGCTTCTCCTGAGGATCTCTCTGAGAg GTATTTTCAAGAAACAGCTATGGAGAAAAAGAACTCATCCTACGTTACAGTGTTTACCCTTTCTGGATTAAATGAATCAAGcacaaataaatatatctatttttcttTCACTCTCCTGGGTTATCTCTTTatcatttgtgttaatttaaCTCTAATTGTAATAATAGCTCTTGAAAAGACACTTCATGAGCCCATGTATTTCTTCCTCTGTAATCTGAGTGCTAATGCACTGTATGGAACTGCTGGTTTCTTTCCTAAACTACTGTTTGATTTTCTGTCTGATCCGCATGTCATCTCATATTCTGGGTGCCTGCTTCAAATATTTATCATCTACAGTTTTTCAGCATGTGAATTATCAAATTTAACAGTGATGGCATATGATAGGTATGTGGCAATATGCAGGCCCCTGGAGTACCATGCTATCATGACTCCTTTGACGACTGGTAAATTAATACTGTTTTCTTGGATTTTTCCACTCTGTTGTGTATCTATTGGTACTCTATTGACTTTCAGGTTGCCTTTATGTGGCTCCCACATTGAAAGACTATATTGTGATAACTGGTCAGTTGTGAAATTATCTTGTGTAGATACTACTGTTAACACTGTATATGTTCTAGTATGTATATTCTTTGcacatttcctttttattttattttcctacatGAAAATACTCGGAGCGTGCCGGGCATCTAGTATAGCAATGAGTAAATGTTTGCAGACCTGTTTGCCACATTTGTTGACGGTGATCAATTACATCATTGCCTTGCTTTTTGatgtaatgtacagtagataCGGTTCAAATGATATTCCACAGGTTTTACACAATCTCCTGTCTGTGGAATTTCTAATCGTCCCCCCTATTTTCAATCCTCTCATTTATGGTTTAAACCTTCAAAAGATCAGAAATAAAGTCACAAGAATGTGCAGCTGA